Proteins encoded together in one Streptomyces sp. TLI_171 window:
- a CDS encoding TetR/AcrR family transcriptional regulator, translated as MPKINASSVAEHRAQQRAALIGAAIDILVNEGAAAVTPAAVGARAGLARSSVYQYFDSSAALLATITEEAFRRSNEALARAMAAADGPLERVEAFFGESLRLGAEGAHRPAAALMNAGLPPACQERLVELHLEQVAPFRAAVAQLGAPEPALTADLIAGMLHTALAAVENGAPLGAVTERTLALVRRCLAPAGSTVGPADAER; from the coding sequence ATGCCGAAGATCAACGCCTCCAGCGTCGCCGAACACCGCGCCCAGCAGCGCGCGGCACTGATCGGGGCAGCGATCGACATCCTGGTCAACGAGGGCGCCGCCGCCGTCACTCCGGCGGCGGTCGGCGCCCGAGCGGGCCTGGCCCGCTCCAGTGTCTACCAGTACTTCGACTCCTCGGCGGCTCTGCTGGCCACCATCACCGAGGAGGCCTTCCGGCGCTCCAACGAGGCACTCGCCCGCGCCATGGCCGCCGCGGACGGCCCGCTGGAACGCGTCGAGGCGTTCTTCGGCGAGAGCCTCCGGCTCGGCGCCGAAGGCGCCCACCGGCCCGCCGCCGCCCTCATGAACGCCGGCCTCCCGCCCGCCTGCCAGGAACGACTGGTGGAGCTCCACCTGGAACAGGTCGCGCCGTTCCGCGCAGCCGTGGCCCAACTCGGCGCTCCCGAGCCCGCGTTGACGGCGGACCTGATCGCCGGGATGCTCCACACCGCGCTCGCCGCGGTCGAGAACGGCGCCCCGCTCGGGGCGGTCACCGAGCGCACCCTTGCCCTGGTGCGCCGCTGCCTGGCTCCGGCCGGCAGCACGGTCGGCCCGGCGGACGCGGAGCGCTGA
- a CDS encoding ABC transporter ATP-binding protein, translating into MTTSVSDHRPAPDAAATNGLQLAGVTLALGDGDAAVTALDRVQLSVAPGEFVAVVGPSGSGKSSLLAVAGGLRRPTSGTVRIAGAELTALSDGQRTAARRRHIGFVFQQSNLLASLTVLEQLLLPLHIDGRLDAAGRARAVELVEAVGLTRRTAARPHQLSGGERQRAGLARALVTSPAVLLVDEPTSALDRVRSAEAVRLIAEQTRERGTATVMVTHDTAIMEAADRVYEMVDGRLS; encoded by the coding sequence ATGACCACCTCCGTCTCCGACCACCGGCCCGCCCCGGACGCCGCGGCCACGAACGGACTGCAGCTGGCGGGCGTCACCCTCGCACTGGGGGACGGCGACGCCGCCGTCACCGCCCTCGACCGCGTGCAACTCTCGGTCGCCCCGGGCGAGTTCGTCGCCGTCGTCGGCCCGTCCGGGTCCGGCAAGTCCAGCCTGCTCGCGGTCGCCGGCGGCCTCCGGCGCCCCACCTCCGGCACCGTCCGGATCGCCGGCGCCGAGCTCACCGCCCTGTCGGACGGGCAGCGCACCGCGGCCCGGCGCCGGCACATCGGCTTCGTCTTCCAGCAGTCGAACCTGCTGGCCTCCCTCACCGTGCTGGAACAGCTCCTGCTGCCCCTGCACATCGACGGACGCCTCGACGCCGCGGGCCGCGCCCGGGCCGTGGAACTCGTCGAAGCGGTCGGTCTCACCCGTCGCACCGCCGCCCGGCCGCACCAGCTGTCCGGCGGAGAACGCCAGCGCGCGGGCCTGGCCCGGGCCCTGGTGACCTCCCCCGCCGTCCTGCTGGTGGACGAGCCCACCTCGGCACTGGACCGCGTGCGCTCCGCCGAGGCGGTCCGGCTGATCGCCGAACAGACCCGTGAACGCGGAACGGCCACGGTCATGGTCACCCACGACACGGCGATAATGGAGGCTGCCGACCGGGTCTACGAGATGGTCGACGGCCGCCTGTCCTGA
- a CDS encoding carbohydrate ABC transporter permease, which produces MRFEIAVLSGPAILMFLAFVIFPVALAAFYGFYRWHGYGAPTDWVGLNNYKLILTDPAFQQVLWHTGLILVLSLVIQGPLAVGLALLLNQKIRGRSVIRILIFVPYVISEVIVGTAWSLMLQTNGAVNDLLGHVGLGFLKADWLSDPKLALWTLMGIISWKYIGFAVILMLAGLQSIPDELSEAAQIDGASYWQIQRRITLPLLGPTIRIWAFLSIIGSLQLFDLVYIIWGPYVAGTAGTSTMAIYMVAQGRNAGNYGYGSAIAVVMFLISLVVALIYQRFVLRRDLQGAVTEGAS; this is translated from the coding sequence ATGCGGTTCGAGATCGCGGTGCTGTCCGGGCCGGCGATCCTGATGTTCCTGGCGTTCGTGATCTTCCCGGTGGCACTCGCCGCGTTCTACGGTTTCTACCGCTGGCACGGCTACGGGGCGCCCACCGACTGGGTCGGTCTGAACAACTACAAGCTGATCCTCACCGATCCGGCGTTCCAGCAGGTGCTGTGGCACACCGGCCTGATCCTGGTGCTCTCCCTGGTCATCCAGGGTCCGCTGGCGGTCGGCCTGGCGCTGCTGCTCAACCAGAAGATCCGCGGCCGCTCGGTCATCCGCATCCTGATCTTCGTGCCGTACGTCATCTCGGAGGTCATCGTCGGCACCGCCTGGAGCCTGATGCTCCAGACCAACGGCGCCGTCAACGACCTGCTGGGGCACGTCGGTCTGGGCTTCCTGAAGGCGGACTGGCTGTCGGATCCGAAGCTGGCGCTGTGGACGCTGATGGGCATCATCTCGTGGAAGTACATCGGCTTTGCGGTGATCCTGATGCTGGCGGGCCTGCAGTCGATCCCCGACGAGCTGTCCGAGGCCGCGCAGATCGACGGCGCCTCCTACTGGCAGATCCAGCGCCGGATCACGCTGCCGCTGCTGGGTCCGACGATCCGCATCTGGGCGTTCCTGTCGATCATCGGCTCGCTGCAGCTGTTCGACCTGGTCTACATCATCTGGGGCCCGTACGTGGCGGGCACCGCGGGCACCTCGACCATGGCGATCTACATGGTCGCCCAGGGCCGCAACGCGGGCAACTACGGCTACGGCAGCGCGATCGCGGTCGTGATGTTCCTGATCTCGCTCGTCGTGGCGCTGATCTACCAGCGCTTCGTCCTGCGCCGCGACCTGCAGGGTGCCGTCACCGAAGGAGCCTCCTGA
- a CDS encoding extracellular solute-binding protein: MSRNTRRAAAAAIALGIALAVSGCAGDGDAASGGGSSDGKVTLTFWENAQPGPGAEHWKAAVAEYQKLHPNVTINIQAIQNEDLDGKLQTALNSGSAPDIFLQRGGGKMQAMVQAGQIQELHLTDTDKANAGAAALAGYSIDGKIYGMPVDTQPEGIYYSKDLFKQAGIATPPTTMAELQDAVAKLKAINVEPIAVGAKDAWPAAHWYYNFALRECSQDAMNKAAQTLKFTDPCWTKAGEDLASFIKVEPFQKGFLTTSAQQGAGSSAGMIANHKAGMELMGNWDPGVIGSLTADQKPLPDLGWFPFPAVPGGQGDPAAIMGGLDGFSLSKKAPKEALGFLQFLVTSEEQKAYSKAFFTIPVNKEAQSVVTDDYNVSALQAFNKAPYSMMFLDTLYGQNVGNAMNTSVVNLFAGKGSAADIAKDTNAAAAKG, translated from the coding sequence ATGAGCAGAAACACACGCCGCGCAGCGGCCGCCGCGATCGCCCTCGGCATCGCCCTCGCCGTCTCCGGCTGCGCCGGTGACGGGGACGCGGCCTCGGGCGGCGGCTCGTCCGACGGCAAGGTCACGCTGACCTTCTGGGAGAACGCCCAGCCCGGCCCCGGCGCCGAGCACTGGAAGGCGGCCGTGGCCGAGTACCAGAAGCTGCACCCGAACGTCACGATCAACATCCAGGCGATCCAGAACGAGGACCTCGACGGGAAGCTGCAGACCGCGCTCAACTCCGGTTCCGCGCCGGACATCTTCCTGCAGCGCGGCGGCGGCAAGATGCAGGCCATGGTCCAGGCCGGCCAGATCCAGGAACTGCACCTCACCGACACCGACAAGGCGAACGCCGGCGCCGCGGCCCTGGCCGGCTACTCGATCGACGGCAAGATCTACGGGATGCCCGTCGACACCCAGCCCGAGGGCATCTACTACAGCAAGGACCTGTTCAAGCAGGCCGGCATCGCCACCCCGCCGACCACGATGGCCGAGCTCCAGGACGCCGTCGCGAAGCTGAAGGCGATCAACGTCGAGCCGATCGCGGTCGGCGCCAAGGACGCCTGGCCGGCCGCGCACTGGTACTACAACTTCGCGCTGCGCGAGTGCAGCCAGGACGCCATGAACAAGGCCGCCCAGACGCTCAAGTTCACCGACCCGTGCTGGACCAAGGCCGGTGAGGACCTGGCGTCGTTCATCAAGGTCGAGCCGTTCCAGAAGGGCTTCCTGACCACCTCGGCGCAGCAGGGCGCCGGATCGTCCGCAGGCATGATCGCCAACCACAAGGCGGGCATGGAACTGATGGGCAACTGGGACCCCGGGGTGATCGGCAGCCTGACGGCCGACCAGAAGCCGCTCCCCGACCTCGGCTGGTTCCCGTTCCCGGCGGTTCCCGGCGGCCAGGGCGACCCGGCGGCGATCATGGGCGGCCTCGACGGCTTCTCGCTGTCGAAGAAGGCGCCGAAGGAGGCCCTCGGCTTCCTGCAGTTCCTGGTCACCTCGGAGGAGCAGAAGGCCTACTCCAAGGCGTTCTTCACCATTCCGGTGAACAAGGAGGCCCAGTCGGTCGTCACCGACGACTACAACGTCTCCGCGCTGCAGGCGTTCAACAAGGCCCCCTACTCGATGATGTTCCTCGACACCCTGTACGGCCAGAACGTCGGCAACGCCATGAACACCTCGGTGGTGAACCTGTTCGCCGGCAAGGGCAGCGCGGCGGACATCGCCAAGGACACCAACGCCGCCGCTGCGAAGGGCTGA
- a CDS encoding glycoside hydrolase family 6 protein, whose protein sequence is MRIPLHRAALPASALALLVAGAVPAAAEARPAPASHTLAPNTAFYVDPDSDATRQALTDLTHHDLDGAKAMAQLASWPEAAWFTDGTPAEVEAKVRALVRRAERTGTVPVLVAYNIPQRDCSQYSAGGAQSDAEYRAWIDAFARGLGRSKAVVVLEPDGLANLPADCAPGADPTGEQTAGRLADLNHAIDALEQQPNSVVYLDAGNSHWHGVGAIAQRLLQAGVDRAQGFSLNVSNYFATDRSTHYGTWVSQCLWFATKGPDWARGHADWCASQYYSPAAPNDGQPGNAVDVEDPSTWHWTDQWFQQNVGAPPAGELAHFVVDTSRNGRSDWKPPVGKYSGDPQTWCNAPGSGIGDRPTANTGVPLADAFLWIKTVGQSDGQCNRSIPGGTVDPEYGVVDPAAGAWWPAQAKSLVSNASPALTFNTGRR, encoded by the coding sequence GTGCGCATCCCCCTGCACCGCGCCGCCCTCCCGGCGAGCGCCCTCGCGCTGCTGGTCGCCGGCGCCGTCCCGGCCGCCGCCGAGGCGCGCCCCGCCCCGGCGTCCCACACGCTCGCCCCGAACACCGCGTTCTACGTCGACCCCGACAGCGACGCGACCCGCCAGGCGCTCACCGACCTGACGCACCACGACCTCGACGGCGCCAAGGCCATGGCGCAACTGGCCAGTTGGCCCGAAGCCGCGTGGTTCACCGACGGCACCCCGGCGGAGGTCGAGGCCAAGGTGCGGGCCCTGGTGCGCCGGGCCGAGCGCACCGGCACGGTGCCCGTGCTGGTGGCGTACAACATCCCGCAGCGGGACTGCTCCCAGTACTCCGCGGGCGGCGCCCAGTCGGACGCCGAGTACCGGGCCTGGATCGACGCCTTCGCCCGCGGCCTGGGCCGCAGCAAGGCCGTGGTGGTGCTGGAGCCCGACGGGCTGGCCAACCTCCCCGCCGACTGCGCCCCGGGCGCGGACCCCACCGGCGAGCAGACCGCCGGCCGGCTCGCCGACCTCAACCACGCGATCGACGCGCTGGAGCAGCAGCCCAACAGCGTGGTCTACCTCGACGCGGGCAACAGTCACTGGCACGGCGTCGGCGCGATCGCCCAGCGCCTGCTGCAGGCCGGCGTCGACCGCGCCCAGGGCTTCTCGCTGAACGTCTCCAACTACTTCGCCACCGACCGCTCGACGCACTACGGCACCTGGGTCTCGCAGTGCCTCTGGTTCGCCACGAAGGGCCCGGACTGGGCGAGGGGCCACGCCGACTGGTGCGCGAGCCAGTACTACTCCCCGGCGGCGCCGAACGACGGGCAGCCGGGCAACGCGGTGGACGTCGAGGACCCGTCCACCTGGCACTGGACCGACCAGTGGTTCCAGCAGAACGTCGGCGCCCCGCCGGCCGGCGAGCTCGCCCACTTCGTGGTCGACACCAGCCGCAACGGCCGCAGCGACTGGAAGCCGCCGGTCGGCAAGTACAGCGGCGACCCGCAGACCTGGTGCAACGCCCCCGGCAGCGGGATCGGCGACCGGCCGACCGCGAACACCGGCGTCCCGCTCGCCGACGCCTTCCTGTGGATCAAGACCGTGGGCCAGTCCGACGGCCAGTGCAACCGCAGCATCCCGGGCGGCACCGTCGACCCCGAGTACGGCGTCGTCGACCCGGCCGCCGGCGCGTGGTGGCCCGCCCAGGCCAAGTCCCTGGTGAGCAACGCCAGTCCGGCGCTGACCTTCAACACCGGCCGGCGCTGA
- a CDS encoding LacI family DNA-binding transcriptional regulator encodes MEPSPKRMPTLDEVAQRAGVSRTAASRVINNAPHVSRAKRDAVERAVRELGFVPNPTAQALATRRVGAVVLAVSSDEPGLFADPFFAEVIVGASAALEQTDLELILLLANTPRGRERLERLLRSRRADGVMLMALHGDDPLGRLAEQTDLPVVFGGLPLTGEPRWYVDADNRGGARLAAEHVVRTGRRRPVMITGQVDTMVAAAREQGFSEGLALAGVPLLGVEAGDFTEDGGGAAMERLLAVHPAPDALFAASDAMAIGALRTLRAHGLRVPEDVAVIGFNDLASARHTAPPLTTVHQPVRSLGREMARMLVSVIEGDDPGPLILPTRLTVRESAPDGPTGS; translated from the coding sequence ATGGAGCCGTCACCCAAGCGCATGCCGACCCTGGACGAGGTGGCCCAGCGCGCCGGCGTGTCCCGCACGGCGGCCTCCCGGGTGATCAACAACGCCCCGCACGTCAGCCGGGCGAAACGGGACGCGGTCGAGCGCGCGGTGCGCGAACTCGGCTTCGTCCCCAATCCGACCGCCCAGGCCCTGGCCACCCGCCGGGTCGGCGCGGTGGTGCTGGCGGTCTCCAGCGACGAACCGGGGCTGTTCGCCGATCCGTTCTTCGCCGAGGTGATCGTCGGCGCCAGCGCGGCGCTGGAGCAGACCGACCTGGAGCTGATCCTGCTGCTGGCCAACACCCCGCGCGGGCGGGAGCGGCTGGAGCGGCTGCTGCGCTCCCGCCGCGCCGACGGCGTGATGCTGATGGCGCTGCACGGCGACGACCCGCTCGGCCGGCTCGCCGAACAGACCGACCTCCCGGTGGTGTTCGGCGGTCTGCCGCTCACCGGCGAGCCTCGCTGGTACGTGGACGCGGACAACCGGGGAGGCGCCCGCCTGGCCGCCGAGCACGTCGTCCGGACCGGCCGCCGACGGCCCGTCATGATCACCGGTCAGGTGGACACCATGGTCGCCGCCGCCCGCGAGCAGGGCTTCAGCGAGGGCCTGGCGCTGGCCGGCGTCCCGCTCCTGGGCGTCGAGGCCGGCGACTTCACCGAGGACGGCGGCGGTGCGGCGATGGAGCGGCTGCTCGCGGTCCACCCCGCGCCGGACGCACTGTTCGCCGCCTCCGACGCGATGGCCATCGGCGCGCTGCGGACGCTGCGGGCGCACGGGCTGCGGGTGCCGGAGGACGTCGCGGTGATCGGCTTCAACGACCTGGCCAGCGCGCGGCACACGGCCCCGCCGCTCACCACCGTGCACCAGCCGGTGCGGTCACTGGGCCGGGAGATGGCCAGGATGCTGGTGAGCGTCATCGAGGGCGACGACCCCGGACCGCTGATCCTGCCGACCCGGCTGACCGTGCGGGAGTCGGCCCCTGACGGGCCGACCGGGAGCTGA
- a CDS encoding alpha-N-arabinofuranosidase, whose protein sequence is MPRAHVELDRHAVIAPVRRRTFGSFVEHLGRCVYTGLYEPQHPTANEDGFRMDVVELVRELGTTTVRYPGGNFVSGFRWEDSVGPRANRPVRRDLSWHSLESNQVGLDEFARWLKLTDSELMLAVNVATRGILPALDLLEYANHPSGTALSDLRIANGTPEPHNVRMWCLGNEMDGPWQTGFMTADDYGKIAARTAAAMKSADKDLELVVCGSSGSGMPTFGDWERTVLEHSYEHVDYISCHAYYQELDGDLGSFLASAVDMDYFVDTVLATADHVGFKKRSTKKIDISFDEWNIWYLKEHKESEEVNDEWRHAPRQLEDTYTVADAVVVGNLLMTLLKRSDRVTSASLAQLVNVIAPIMTEPGGPAWRQTTFFPFSITSRLASGEVIRPVIDSPTYLTARHGEASVIDAVATVDEDRAAVFLVNRDLTEPAQVTVDVRGLGSSRIVEALTLADPDVYAKNTLADQHRVAPAANRSAALADGLLTVELPPVSWTAIALH, encoded by the coding sequence TTGCCCCGCGCCCACGTCGAGCTCGACCGGCACGCCGTCATCGCCCCCGTCCGCCGCCGCACCTTCGGCTCGTTCGTCGAACACCTCGGCCGCTGCGTCTACACCGGTCTGTACGAGCCGCAGCACCCGACCGCGAACGAGGACGGGTTCCGGATGGACGTCGTCGAGCTCGTCCGGGAGCTGGGCACCACCACCGTCCGCTACCCCGGCGGGAACTTCGTCTCCGGTTTCCGCTGGGAGGACTCGGTCGGCCCGCGTGCGAACCGCCCGGTCCGGCGCGACCTGTCCTGGCACTCGCTGGAGTCCAACCAGGTCGGCCTGGACGAGTTCGCCCGGTGGCTCAAGCTCACCGACTCCGAGCTGATGCTGGCGGTCAACGTCGCCACCCGCGGCATCCTGCCCGCCCTCGACCTGCTCGAGTACGCCAACCACCCGTCCGGCACGGCGCTCTCCGACCTGCGCATCGCCAACGGCACGCCGGAGCCGCACAACGTGCGGATGTGGTGCCTGGGCAACGAGATGGACGGACCCTGGCAGACCGGCTTCATGACGGCCGACGACTACGGCAAGATCGCCGCCCGCACCGCCGCCGCGATGAAGTCCGCGGACAAGGACCTGGAACTCGTCGTCTGCGGCTCCTCCGGCTCCGGCATGCCGACCTTCGGCGACTGGGAGCGCACGGTGCTGGAGCACAGCTACGAGCACGTCGACTACATCTCCTGCCACGCCTACTACCAGGAGCTCGACGGCGACCTCGGCTCCTTCCTCGCCTCGGCGGTCGACATGGACTACTTCGTCGACACCGTCCTCGCGACCGCCGACCACGTCGGGTTCAAGAAGCGCTCCACGAAGAAGATCGACATCTCCTTCGACGAGTGGAACATCTGGTACCTCAAGGAGCACAAGGAGTCCGAGGAGGTCAACGACGAGTGGCGGCACGCCCCTCGGCAACTGGAGGACACCTACACCGTCGCGGACGCCGTCGTCGTCGGGAACCTGCTGATGACGCTCCTCAAGCGCAGTGACCGCGTCACCTCGGCCTCGCTGGCGCAGCTCGTCAACGTGATCGCGCCGATCATGACCGAGCCGGGCGGCCCGGCCTGGCGGCAGACCACCTTCTTCCCGTTCTCGATCACCAGCCGGCTCGCGTCCGGCGAGGTGATCCGGCCCGTGATCGACTCGCCGACGTACCTGACGGCCCGTCACGGCGAGGCGTCCGTCATCGACGCCGTGGCGACCGTCGACGAGGACCGGGCCGCGGTCTTCCTGGTCAACCGCGACCTGACGGAGCCGGCGCAGGTCACCGTCGACGTCCGCGGCCTCGGCTCCTCGCGGATCGTCGAGGCGCTCACCCTCGCCGACCCGGACGTGTACGCCAAGAACACGCTCGCCGACCAGCACCGGGTGGCCCCGGCCGCGAACCGGAGCGCGGCCCTCGCCGACGGCCTGCTCACCGTCGAACTGCCGCCGGTGTCGTGGACGGCCATCGCCCTGCACTGA
- a CDS encoding carbohydrate ABC transporter permease — MSATIANKPQKWGSPFAYFVALLFIGVCVAPVLYIVIGGFRTNSQISTGPAALPDPWVVGNYIAVLKSVTFWGEFANSVVVALASTVGTVVLGLMVSFVLARYDFRFKGAMYSLFAAGLMFPMVIAITPLYIVIKDLGLVDNLLGVIVPQIAFGLPTTVIILVPFLRAIPKEIEEAAAIDGSSRLGFFFRMVVPLSRPGVVTVGILGFIGSWNNYVLPLYVLNSQANFTLPLGVQAFSSQYSVDTAKVLAFTSLAMLPAMAFFAIFEKKIVGGLTGAVKG; from the coding sequence ATGAGCGCGACGATCGCCAACAAGCCCCAGAAGTGGGGAAGTCCGTTCGCCTACTTCGTCGCCCTGCTGTTCATCGGGGTCTGCGTCGCGCCGGTGCTCTACATCGTGATCGGCGGGTTCCGCACCAACTCGCAGATCAGCACGGGCCCGGCCGCACTGCCCGACCCCTGGGTGGTCGGCAACTACATCGCCGTCCTGAAGTCGGTGACGTTCTGGGGTGAGTTCGCCAACTCCGTCGTCGTCGCGCTGGCGAGCACCGTCGGCACCGTCGTCCTCGGTCTGATGGTGAGCTTCGTGCTCGCGCGCTACGACTTCAGGTTCAAGGGCGCGATGTACTCCCTGTTCGCGGCCGGCCTGATGTTCCCGATGGTCATCGCGATCACCCCGCTGTACATCGTGATCAAGGACCTCGGCCTGGTCGACAACCTGCTCGGCGTGATCGTCCCGCAGATCGCCTTCGGCCTGCCGACGACCGTCATCATCCTGGTGCCGTTCCTGCGGGCCATTCCGAAGGAGATCGAGGAGGCCGCCGCGATCGACGGTTCGAGCCGGCTCGGGTTCTTCTTCCGGATGGTCGTCCCGCTGTCGCGGCCCGGTGTGGTGACGGTCGGCATCCTCGGGTTCATCGGCAGCTGGAACAACTACGTGCTGCCGCTGTACGTGCTGAACTCGCAGGCCAACTTCACCCTGCCGCTCGGCGTCCAGGCCTTCTCCTCGCAGTACTCCGTGGACACCGCGAAGGTCCTCGCCTTCACCTCGCTGGCGATGCTGCCCGCGATGGCCTTCTTCGCGATCTTCGAGAAGAAGATCGTCGGCGGCCTCACCGGCGCCGTGAAGGGCTGA
- a CDS encoding glycoside hydrolase family 43 protein, with protein MRTYDNPVISGFHPDPSVCRVGDDYYLVCSSFEYFPGLPIFHSRDLVHWQQIGNVLDRPGQLPLPLPGSAASRGLYAPTIRHHDGRFWVINTNVSDGGNFIVTAERPEGPWSDPVWIDLPGIDPDLAWEEDGTCWCAFTVPGIHLARIDPVKGEVLEGPFPVWSGTGLTWPEAPHLYRIGDWWYLLIAEGGTERGHAVSVARARSPRGPWEGAPANPVLSHSGTDRPIQSTGHGDLVAAPDGNWWMVLLGTRPRGFSPNFHVLGRETFLTPVEWDGDGWPVVAPVAERHPAPGGAWHPLPEPPARDDFDAPALAPHWISPYARPDNSWSLTERPGRLALTATGPTLDRPGHTFVGRRQQHLDCRAAALLDPGTGRGGLSIRLDEAHHYDLEVGVGEVRVVARIGPLRQTLARRPVPPGPLTLTLTVRTTDLVPPSPELAGAEPFGPDTITCWLGDPDAPDAHLLAELDGRYLSTEVATGFTGRVIGMYATEGTVTFDWFDYSPTP; from the coding sequence GTGCGGACGTACGACAACCCCGTGATCAGCGGGTTCCACCCGGACCCCAGCGTGTGCCGGGTCGGTGACGACTACTACCTGGTGTGCTCCAGCTTCGAGTACTTCCCCGGACTGCCGATCTTCCACAGCCGGGACCTGGTGCACTGGCAGCAGATCGGCAACGTGCTCGACCGACCCGGGCAACTGCCGCTGCCGCTGCCCGGCAGCGCGGCCTCCCGCGGCCTGTACGCCCCGACGATCCGTCACCACGACGGCCGCTTCTGGGTGATCAACACCAACGTCAGCGACGGCGGCAACTTCATCGTGACCGCGGAGCGGCCCGAGGGGCCGTGGTCGGACCCGGTCTGGATCGACCTCCCCGGGATCGACCCGGACCTGGCCTGGGAGGAGGACGGCACCTGCTGGTGCGCCTTCACCGTCCCCGGCATCCACCTCGCACGGATCGACCCGGTGAAGGGCGAGGTGCTGGAGGGCCCCTTCCCCGTCTGGTCCGGCACCGGCCTCACCTGGCCGGAGGCCCCGCACCTGTACCGGATCGGCGACTGGTGGTACCTGCTGATCGCCGAGGGCGGCACCGAACGCGGCCACGCGGTGTCCGTCGCCCGCGCCCGCTCGCCGCGCGGCCCCTGGGAAGGCGCCCCCGCCAACCCCGTGCTGTCCCACAGCGGCACCGACCGACCGATCCAGAGCACCGGCCACGGCGACCTCGTCGCGGCACCCGACGGCAACTGGTGGATGGTGCTGCTCGGCACCCGTCCGCGCGGCTTCTCGCCCAACTTCCACGTGCTGGGCCGGGAGACCTTCCTGACCCCCGTGGAGTGGGACGGCGACGGCTGGCCCGTCGTGGCACCCGTCGCGGAGCGCCATCCCGCCCCGGGCGGGGCCTGGCACCCCCTTCCCGAGCCGCCCGCGCGCGACGACTTCGACGCACCCGCCCTCGCACCCCACTGGATCTCGCCCTACGCCCGCCCCGACAACTCCTGGTCACTGACCGAGCGGCCCGGCCGGCTCGCCCTCACCGCCACCGGTCCCACCCTCGACCGCCCCGGCCACACCTTCGTCGGCCGCCGCCAGCAGCACCTCGACTGCCGCGCCGCGGCCCTGCTCGACCCCGGCACCGGACGGGGCGGCCTGAGCATCCGCCTGGACGAGGCGCACCACTACGACCTGGAGGTCGGCGTCGGCGAAGTCCGGGTCGTCGCCCGCATCGGCCCGCTGCGCCAGACCCTGGCCCGCCGCCCGGTGCCGCCCGGCCCCCTCACCCTCACCCTCACGGTCCGCACCACCGACCTGGTCCCGCCGTCCCCCGAACTCGCCGGCGCCGAGCCCTTCGGACCCGACACCATCACCTGCTGGCTCGGCGACCCCGACGCCCCTGACGCCCACCTTCTCGCCGAACTGGACGGCCGCTACCTCTCCACCGAAGTCGCCACCGGCTTCACCGGACGAGTCATCGGCATGTACGCCACCGAGGGCACCGTCACCTTCGACTGGTTCGACTACTCCCCGACCCCCTGA